The nucleotide window TCGACAGGATCGGCGTTGACCGGCCCCATGGAGCCTGGCACATCCCTCTACCTGGACACGTCCGTCGCCTTGCGTGCCACGCTTGAGCGCGGCACGACACCGGAGATTGAAGCCTGTATCGCTGCTGCTCCCTTGCTTGTGACATCCCGCTTGTCTCTCGTCGAATCGGCCCGCGCCCTGCACAGGCTTCGACAGCAAGGCACTGTCACCGAAGGCCGCCTCGCCGATGCACGGCGCGAACTCGACGCGCTGTGGACTCGCTGCGAGCTGTGGGAACTCACC belongs to Nitrospira sp. and includes:
- a CDS encoding type II toxin-antitoxin system VapC family toxin encodes the protein MEPGTSLYLDTSVALRATLERGTTPEIEACIAAAPLLVTSRLSLVESARALHRLRQQGTVTEGRLADARRELDALWTRCELWELTSTVCDLACHVAQNRALRTLDALHLATFLMARRRIEGLELFTADARLEDAASSL